One segment of Pontibacter akesuensis DNA contains the following:
- a CDS encoding glycoside hydrolase family 2 TIM barrel-domain containing protein: MLQPLFGKLLPKLVCISFIILTLAACKADPDLANKYKQQGRKVEVVQKGDAFVLLRNGEPYFIKGAAGYDFYGRLSKYGGNSVRVWHTENAQAVLDSAHKYGLTVTLGLWMAREREGFNYYDKELVAQQTERLRQEVLKYKDHPALLMWGVGNELYAEGSNLKVWDAVNQVAEMIKREDPEHPTTTTVMNVPDKVINLIADRCPALDVLSINSFAALQEVPAALSETDWKGPYIVSEFGARGYWEAYYTWWMAPIEQTSSEKAEFARNQYEQTVLTDTKRCLGSYVFMWGSKQETTPTWFSLINKQGEETALVQEMRALWGDTTNFNKAPYIAYLQLDGKFANDQIYLRPGKKFEALTFTFDPDGDMLDLQWEVLPEAETSDGNADKQETPAAVPQMLGKQQGNSLWLHTPQKEGAYRLFVYVRDGHQNIATANIPFFVSNNPLKE, translated from the coding sequence ATGCTTCAACCCTTGTTCGGGAAGCTCCTGCCAAAACTTGTTTGCATTTCTTTCATCATCTTAACCCTTGCTGCCTGTAAAGCCGATCCAGACCTAGCTAACAAGTATAAACAACAGGGGCGCAAGGTGGAAGTGGTGCAAAAAGGAGATGCCTTTGTGCTGCTGCGCAATGGGGAGCCATACTTCATCAAAGGCGCAGCCGGTTATGATTTTTACGGACGCCTGAGCAAGTATGGCGGTAACTCCGTGCGGGTATGGCATACCGAGAATGCACAGGCGGTGCTGGACTCGGCACACAAGTATGGCCTGACGGTAACACTGGGTCTTTGGATGGCCCGGGAGCGCGAAGGCTTCAACTATTATGACAAAGAACTGGTGGCACAGCAGACCGAGCGGTTACGGCAGGAGGTGCTCAAGTATAAAGACCACCCGGCCCTACTGATGTGGGGCGTGGGCAACGAACTGTACGCCGAGGGATCTAACCTGAAAGTATGGGATGCGGTGAACCAGGTGGCGGAGATGATCAAGAGGGAAGACCCGGAACACCCAACCACCACCACGGTTATGAACGTGCCCGACAAGGTGATTAACCTTATTGCCGATCGCTGCCCCGCCCTGGACGTGCTTTCCATCAACTCCTTTGCAGCCTTGCAGGAGGTACCGGCCGCATTAAGTGAAACAGACTGGAAAGGGCCCTATATCGTGTCAGAGTTCGGCGCCAGGGGTTATTGGGAAGCGTACTACACCTGGTGGATGGCGCCTATTGAACAGACCAGTTCCGAAAAGGCAGAATTCGCCCGTAACCAGTATGAGCAAACCGTGCTGACCGACACGAAGCGCTGCCTGGGCTCCTATGTGTTTATGTGGGGGAGCAAGCAGGAAACAACGCCCACCTGGTTTTCACTTATCAACAAGCAGGGGGAGGAAACAGCACTGGTGCAGGAAATGCGTGCGCTCTGGGGCGATACAACCAACTTCAACAAGGCACCCTACATCGCTTACCTGCAGCTGGACGGAAAATTTGCCAACGATCAGATTTACCTGCGGCCGGGCAAAAAATTTGAGGCGCTGACCTTCACTTTCGACCCTGATGGCGATATGTTGGACCTGCAGTGGGAGGTGCTGCCTGAGGCGGAGACCAGCGATGGCAACGCCGACAAGCAGGAAACCCCGGCGGCAGTGCCTCAAATGCTGGGAAAACAGCAAGGCAACAGCCTCTGGTTGCACACACCTCAAAAAGAAGGTGCTTACCGGCTTTTTGTTTATGTGCGGGACGGGCACCAGAACATAGCCACAGCCAACATTCCTTTCTTCGTGTCGAACAATCCGCTTAAAGAATAA
- a CDS encoding nucleotidyltransferase, with protein sequence MAKVIELQEGIHRQAAHDFYREALGILSNSDADFMVGGGFALRLYTDIMRDTKDLDIFCKSGDTPRILKAFKEAGYETELTDARWLAKAINGDNFMDIIFNNPGNHCAVDDEWFARSTSSELLGIKVKVIPAETLIWSKLYVQNRERFDGADINHIILRYGDKLDWKWLWHHMDVHWQLLLSQVLSFQFVYPSERDLVPRWLFDELMVRAQEQFDMPPPKEKICRGPLIDQTQYATDITEWDYKVVTIRSV encoded by the coding sequence ATGGCTAAAGTAATAGAATTGCAAGAAGGCATTCACCGCCAGGCCGCCCACGATTTTTACCGGGAGGCGCTTGGTATTCTTTCGAACAGTGATGCCGATTTTATGGTGGGAGGGGGATTTGCCCTGCGCCTCTACACCGATATTATGCGCGATACCAAGGACCTGGACATCTTTTGTAAATCGGGCGACACGCCGCGCATCCTCAAGGCTTTTAAAGAGGCAGGGTACGAAACAGAACTGACTGACGCCCGCTGGCTGGCAAAGGCCATCAACGGCGACAATTTCATGGATATCATCTTTAATAACCCTGGCAACCACTGCGCTGTGGACGATGAGTGGTTTGCCCGCTCCACCTCAAGTGAGCTGCTGGGCATTAAGGTGAAGGTGATACCTGCCGAAACGCTGATCTGGTCGAAGTTGTACGTGCAGAACCGCGAGCGCTTTGATGGCGCTGATATCAACCACATTATTTTGCGCTACGGCGATAAACTGGACTGGAAGTGGCTCTGGCACCACATGGACGTGCATTGGCAACTGCTTTTGTCGCAGGTGCTGTCGTTTCAGTTTGTGTATCCCTCAGAGCGCGATCTTGTGCCGAGGTGGCTTTTTGATGAGCTGATGGTACGGGCGCAGGAACAGTTCGATATGCCGCCGCCGAAGGAGAAAATATGCCGCGGCCCGCTCATCGATCAAACCCAATATGCAACCGACATCACAGAATGGGACTATAAGGTAGTTACCATCAGATCTGTTTAA
- a CDS encoding metallophosphoesterase family protein, whose product MDNTEKKITRIAAVGDIHVRETDSGEWEKYFAEVSKQADVLLLCGDLTDTGRTAEAEILADELKACSIPVVAVLGNHDYERDNQKSIRKVLTKAKVHLLDGDSIVIGDVGFAGVKGFGGGFDRGMLGMFGEPMIKSFVQEAVDESLKLDSALSRLEGEYVDIKMIAVLHYSPIRATVVGEPEQIFPFLGSSRLAEPLNRRGVQAAFHGHAHIGTLEGETTKGVKVFNVSKPILQREGFEPPFYIFQV is encoded by the coding sequence ATGGACAACACAGAAAAGAAGATTACAAGAATTGCTGCAGTAGGGGATATACATGTGCGGGAGACAGACAGCGGAGAGTGGGAAAAGTATTTTGCGGAAGTCTCGAAGCAGGCGGACGTGTTGCTGCTGTGCGGCGACCTGACGGACACGGGCCGGACGGCCGAAGCCGAGATCCTGGCCGATGAGTTGAAGGCATGCTCCATACCCGTGGTGGCTGTGCTAGGCAACCACGACTATGAGCGGGACAACCAGAAAAGCATCCGCAAGGTGCTAACCAAAGCCAAGGTGCACTTGCTCGATGGCGATAGCATTGTGATCGGGGATGTTGGGTTTGCCGGCGTGAAGGGCTTCGGCGGCGGTTTTGACCGGGGTATGCTTGGTATGTTTGGCGAACCGATGATCAAAAGCTTTGTACAGGAGGCTGTGGATGAATCCCTGAAACTGGATAGTGCCTTGTCGCGCTTGGAGGGGGAATACGTGGATATCAAAATGATAGCCGTGCTGCATTACTCGCCTATCCGCGCGACTGTTGTAGGGGAGCCGGAGCAGATTTTTCCTTTCCTCGGCTCCTCCAGATTAGCTGAGCCGCTAAACCGGCGGGGTGTGCAGGCTGCTTTTCATGGGCATGCCCACATTGGCACACTGGAGGGCGAAACGACCAAAGGAGTGAAGGTGTTCAACGTGTCCAAACCCATCCTGCAGCGCGAAGGTTTTGAGCCACCCTTTTATATTTTTCAAGTATAA
- a CDS encoding fatty acid desaturase family protein, which produces MAAPKFQAQKDSFHAELKRRINDYFQEEGIATTGNYKLYTKAIILTVSLLLIYTHLVFFTPASALLGLVECALLGGLTAAIGFNVMHDGSHGSFSKKKRLNEMAGLCLNVLGANEFMWNTKHNVIHHAYTNIDGVDDDLDAGPFLRLCETQKLRKIHRYQHLYFWAAYSMLFFFWVFFSDYQKYFTKKVGAMPLRKMKTSDHITFWGFKVLHIVFFAVLPIYTVGFLPWLLGFLTYGVVTGFVMSIVFQLAHTVRETHFPVAVQPANKLEDEWAVHQLKTTANFATNNKLVTWFAGGLNFQVEHHLFPKISHIHYPALSKIVAQACAEFNVPYHNIPNMRRAVMSHVMHLKQLSRA; this is translated from the coding sequence ATGGCAGCACCCAAATTTCAAGCACAAAAAGACTCTTTTCACGCGGAATTAAAGAGAAGAATAAACGACTATTTTCAGGAGGAAGGCATCGCCACCACTGGCAATTACAAGCTCTACACCAAAGCTATCATCCTGACTGTTAGTTTGCTGCTGATCTACACGCACCTGGTTTTCTTTACACCGGCCTCTGCCTTGCTTGGGCTGGTGGAGTGCGCGCTGCTGGGAGGTTTAACGGCCGCCATTGGCTTTAACGTGATGCACGATGGCTCCCATGGCAGTTTCAGTAAGAAAAAGCGCTTGAACGAGATGGCGGGTTTGTGCCTGAACGTGCTGGGGGCGAATGAGTTTATGTGGAACACCAAGCACAATGTTATTCACCATGCCTATACAAATATTGATGGTGTGGACGATGACCTGGATGCAGGCCCGTTTCTAAGACTCTGCGAGACGCAGAAACTGCGCAAGATTCACCGCTACCAGCATTTATACTTCTGGGCAGCTTATTCCATGCTTTTCTTTTTCTGGGTGTTTTTCTCTGATTACCAGAAATACTTCACCAAAAAAGTAGGGGCAATGCCGCTTCGCAAGATGAAGACATCTGACCACATCACGTTTTGGGGCTTTAAAGTACTGCACATCGTGTTCTTCGCGGTGCTTCCCATTTATACCGTTGGCTTCCTGCCATGGCTACTCGGCTTCCTGACTTACGGCGTTGTTACGGGGTTTGTGATGAGCATTGTGTTCCAGTTGGCGCATACGGTTCGGGAAACACACTTTCCGGTTGCCGTGCAGCCTGCTAACAAACTGGAAGATGAGTGGGCGGTGCATCAACTGAAAACCACAGCTAACTTTGCCACTAACAATAAACTGGTGACCTGGTTTGCCGGTGGGCTAAACTTCCAGGTAGAGCATCACCTGTTCCCGAAGATCTCACACATCCATTACCCGGCGTTAAGCAAAATAGTGGCTCAGGCATGTGCCGAGTTCAATGTGCCTTACCACAACATTCCTAACATGCGCCGTGCAGTTATGTCGCATGTCATGCACTTAAAGCAACTTTCAAGGGCATAA
- a CDS encoding acyl carrier protein, with amino-acid sequence MKNVTNTTQAIQDELVNIISSIKKVNPSRLLKVRDFTKLDFDIVDVVDIILAVEKTYQLTIPDEVPVYSIDDFVNYVYNQSIKQAG; translated from the coding sequence ATGAAAAATGTAACGAACACGACACAGGCAATTCAAGATGAACTGGTGAACATCATCAGCTCCATCAAAAAAGTAAACCCCAGCCGGCTTCTGAAGGTTAGAGATTTCACTAAACTTGACTTCGACATAGTGGATGTGGTGGATATTATACTGGCCGTAGAAAAAACTTACCAGCTGACAATCCCGGATGAAGTGCCGGTCTACTCCATCGACGACTTTGTTAACTATGTGTACAACCAAAGTATAAAGCAGGCGGGGTAG
- a CDS encoding efflux RND transporter permease subunit, with protein MNITKLSIQRSSLVVVVFTVLTLLGVVSYQALNYELLPKFNPPVLTVTTIYPGASPNEVENSVTKEIEDALASLENVKEMKSTSLESFSMIVINLNQGTNVDLALQDAQRKVNTILAKLPEDADAPTMNKFDLDDLPIIKMGATANLSPTEFYDLIDKKIKPELSRIQGMAAIKILGGQEREIKVNINADKLAAYDLSILQVQQKIRNSNLDFPTGKIKQESGQTQIRLAGKFNSLDQLRNLIIREDQNGIVRLADVAEVQDTQKDVEVLTRVNANPSVGITIQKQSDANAVEVSRLTKEALAELEQTYADQGLKFNLASDSSDFTLEAADSVIHDLVIAVILVAIVMLLFLHSLRNAVIVMVSIPASLVATFIAMYLLGYSLNLMSLLALSLVVGILVDDAIVVIENIHRHMEMGKKPAQAAYDGIREIMATVTSITLVIVVVFIPIALSTGLVSDILRQFAVVVAIATMISLFVAFTLIPLLASRFSRLEHISDKNFFGRFILSFERLLDRIIDSFTAALKWAFNHKFITLAVTMLMLFASFALVPFGFIGSEFIPAGDRGEVSLQLELPKNATVEQTNFATRQVEEYLQAIPEVEKVFTTVGTTSSAQAGQNTAYKADVSVTLVDVKQRDFSTNQFSRQAKADIESKLPDVEVTPVPVGLVGNSQAPIQIIISGSNLDSVMAFSQQVMQIVEGVEGTVDTETSVEGGNPEIEVVVERDKMANVGLSLENVGASMQLAFSGNSDVTFRSGTEDYDINIRLDEFDRRSVNDIVNLSFVNNKGQLVRLAQFADIRQSTGPSQLERYNRVTSVNVNSQVIGRPAGSIGADIQAKLAEIDMPAGVSVEMGGDLKNQSEGFGTLGIALLASIIFVYLIMVALYDSYVYPLVVLFSIPLAIIGALLALALAGQSLSIFSILGIIMMIGLVAKNAIMVVDFTNKLKDEGVEVKEALTEAVRIRFRPILMTTLAMVIGMLPIALAGGSVAATKNGLAWALIGGLSSSMFLTLIVVPIIYYGFDRILAKFGLDKKTVIELEDKTMEELEHETAMLEESKMSHSHTY; from the coding sequence ATGAACATAACTAAATTATCCATACAGCGGTCGTCCCTGGTGGTGGTGGTTTTTACCGTCCTCACGCTGCTCGGGGTGGTCAGCTACCAGGCGCTTAACTACGAGCTGCTACCGAAGTTTAACCCTCCGGTACTCACTGTAACCACTATTTATCCCGGTGCTTCGCCTAACGAGGTGGAAAACTCTGTGACGAAGGAGATCGAGGATGCCCTTGCCTCACTGGAAAACGTGAAGGAGATGAAGAGTACCTCTCTGGAGAGCTTTTCCATGATTGTGATCAACCTGAACCAGGGCACTAACGTGGACCTGGCCCTGCAGGATGCGCAGCGAAAGGTAAACACCATTCTGGCGAAATTGCCGGAAGATGCGGATGCGCCTACGATGAACAAATTCGACTTGGACGACCTGCCCATCATCAAGATGGGTGCTACGGCCAACTTGTCGCCTACAGAATTCTATGACCTGATCGACAAGAAGATCAAGCCGGAGCTGTCGCGTATTCAAGGCATGGCCGCCATAAAAATACTTGGTGGCCAGGAGCGCGAGATTAAGGTGAACATCAACGCCGATAAACTGGCAGCCTATGACTTGTCTATCCTGCAGGTGCAGCAGAAAATCCGCAACTCCAACCTGGACTTCCCTACAGGTAAGATCAAGCAGGAAAGCGGGCAGACGCAGATCCGTCTGGCTGGTAAATTCAACTCGCTGGACCAACTGCGCAACCTGATCATCCGCGAAGACCAGAACGGCATTGTACGCCTGGCTGACGTAGCGGAAGTACAGGATACGCAGAAAGATGTGGAGGTACTGACACGTGTAAATGCGAACCCTTCTGTGGGTATCACCATTCAGAAGCAGTCGGATGCCAACGCCGTGGAAGTAAGCCGCCTGACAAAAGAGGCGCTTGCCGAACTGGAGCAAACGTATGCAGATCAGGGTCTGAAGTTTAACCTGGCCAGCGACTCCTCTGACTTTACTTTGGAGGCTGCCGACTCAGTAATACACGACTTGGTTATTGCCGTAATACTTGTGGCTATTGTGATGTTGCTGTTCCTGCACTCGCTGCGAAACGCCGTGATTGTAATGGTCTCTATTCCGGCATCACTGGTGGCTACGTTTATTGCCATGTATCTGCTGGGATATTCCCTTAACCTGATGTCTTTGCTGGCACTCTCGCTGGTGGTAGGTATACTTGTGGACGACGCCATTGTGGTGATTGAGAACATTCACCGCCACATGGAGATGGGCAAAAAGCCCGCACAGGCCGCTTATGACGGCATCCGCGAGATCATGGCAACGGTAACGTCCATCACCTTGGTAATTGTGGTGGTATTTATCCCAATTGCGCTGTCTACTGGTCTGGTTTCCGATATCCTGCGCCAGTTTGCAGTGGTGGTAGCGATAGCAACGATGATCTCTTTGTTCGTTGCCTTTACGTTGATTCCGCTGCTTGCCAGCCGTTTCTCGCGCCTGGAGCATATCTCTGACAAGAACTTCTTCGGACGCTTTATACTTTCGTTCGAGCGTTTACTTGATAGAATTATTGATAGCTTTACAGCTGCGCTGAAGTGGGCGTTTAACCACAAGTTCATCACGTTGGCAGTAACTATGCTGATGCTTTTTGCCTCATTCGCCTTGGTGCCGTTCGGCTTTATCGGTTCGGAGTTTATCCCAGCCGGCGACCGTGGTGAGGTAAGCTTACAGCTGGAGTTGCCTAAAAACGCGACGGTGGAGCAAACAAACTTTGCCACGCGCCAGGTAGAAGAATACTTGCAGGCCATACCTGAAGTGGAGAAGGTTTTTACCACGGTAGGTACCACTTCTTCGGCGCAGGCAGGCCAGAACACAGCCTACAAAGCGGACGTTTCGGTAACGCTGGTAGACGTGAAGCAGCGTGATTTCAGCACCAATCAGTTCAGCCGTCAGGCCAAAGCCGACATCGAAAGCAAGTTGCCTGATGTGGAAGTAACACCGGTTCCGGTAGGCTTGGTAGGAAACTCGCAGGCTCCCATCCAGATCATCATCTCCGGCTCTAACCTGGATAGCGTGATGGCTTTCTCACAGCAGGTAATGCAGATTGTAGAAGGAGTGGAAGGTACTGTGGACACAGAAACATCGGTAGAAGGTGGTAACCCTGAGATTGAAGTGGTGGTGGAACGTGACAAGATGGCGAATGTAGGTCTGTCGCTGGAAAATGTGGGTGCAAGTATGCAGCTGGCCTTTAGCGGTAACTCTGATGTTACTTTCCGTTCCGGCACTGAAGACTACGACATCAACATCCGTCTCGACGAGTTTGACCGCCGCAGCGTGAATGACATCGTTAACCTGTCTTTCGTGAACAACAAGGGACAACTGGTGCGCCTGGCGCAGTTTGCTGATATTCGTCAATCTACTGGACCATCTCAGTTGGAGCGTTACAACCGTGTAACTTCGGTAAACGTGAACTCACAGGTAATCGGCCGTCCGGCTGGTTCCATTGGTGCAGATATCCAGGCTAAGTTAGCAGAAATTGATATGCCAGCAGGTGTGAGTGTTGAAATGGGCGGTGACCTCAAAAACCAGAGCGAAGGTTTTGGCACGCTGGGTATTGCCCTGCTTGCCTCCATCATCTTCGTGTACCTGATCATGGTGGCCCTTTACGACTCCTATGTGTACCCGCTGGTGGTATTGTTCTCTATTCCTTTAGCGATCATCGGTGCCTTGCTGGCCCTTGCGCTTGCTGGCCAGTCATTGAGTATCTTCTCTATACTTGGTATTATTATGATGATTGGTCTGGTAGCCAAGAACGCCATCATGGTGGTGGACTTTACAAACAAGCTGAAGGATGAAGGCGTGGAAGTGAAAGAGGCTCTGACAGAAGCGGTGAGAATACGTTTCCGTCCGATCTTGATGACAACGCTGGCGATGGTAATTGGTATGTTGCCGATTGCCCTGGCAGGTGGCTCGGTGGCTGCAACCAAGAACGGTCTGGCCTGGGCCTTGATCGGTGGTCTAAGCTCCTCCATGTTCCTGACGCTGATCGTGGTGCCGATTATCTACTACGGCTTTGACCGTATACTTGCCAAGTTCGGCCTGGATAAGAAGACTGTGATTGAGCTGGAAGACAAGACAATGGAAGAGTTGGAGCATGAAACAGCGATGCTCGAAGAGTCCAAGATGAGCCACTCTCATACTTACTAA
- a CDS encoding efflux RND transporter periplasmic adaptor subunit, producing the protein MKKIIYIVVVILILGAVGFKLMDNKEQMAANAAVAEIKSDAIPVTVTEVENTKLDKSFTAQGNFAPIQSLTLLSETQGQIQRVLKRKGDKVKAGELLLQVESNTMAADLATAQTNAEKAKKDLERFENLAAGDAITQRQLEDARLAAKSTQAQLVAARQRLNKTRITAPISGEINEIYVEIGSYLNPGTKLYDIVNVDKLKLKVKVNESEVLLINKGDKVTVKADAGSGQEYEGTVTAIAAQADPTLKFDVEVEVKNAANNNLRAGMYGTAFFDVAAERDAQLLPREAIVGSIQNPSVYVVKDGKATLRQVKVGTVTQDKVELLEGVQPGEQIVQSGQINLREGIKVTVL; encoded by the coding sequence ATGAAAAAGATAATCTATATAGTAGTTGTAATCCTGATTCTGGGTGCCGTTGGTTTCAAACTGATGGATAATAAGGAGCAAATGGCGGCCAATGCAGCAGTAGCAGAAATTAAAAGTGATGCTATTCCGGTAACTGTTACAGAGGTGGAGAATACCAAGCTGGATAAATCTTTCACGGCTCAGGGTAACTTTGCCCCTATCCAGAGCCTGACACTTTTATCAGAGACACAAGGCCAGATACAGCGTGTGCTGAAGCGCAAGGGCGACAAGGTGAAAGCCGGCGAATTGCTGCTGCAGGTAGAAAGCAACACCATGGCCGCCGACCTGGCCACGGCACAGACCAATGCTGAGAAAGCGAAGAAAGACCTGGAGCGCTTCGAGAACCTGGCTGCCGGCGACGCCATCACCCAGCGACAGTTGGAGGACGCCCGTTTGGCTGCAAAGTCTACGCAGGCTCAGTTGGTTGCTGCCCGTCAGCGCCTGAACAAGACACGCATCACTGCGCCAATCAGCGGCGAGATCAACGAGATTTATGTGGAAATTGGCTCTTACCTGAACCCGGGCACGAAGCTGTACGACATTGTGAACGTGGACAAGCTGAAGCTGAAAGTAAAGGTGAACGAAAGCGAAGTGCTGCTGATCAACAAAGGTGATAAGGTAACCGTGAAAGCCGATGCCGGTTCAGGCCAGGAGTATGAAGGAACGGTGACAGCCATCGCGGCACAGGCCGACCCTACCCTGAAGTTTGACGTGGAAGTGGAAGTGAAAAACGCCGCTAACAACAACCTGCGTGCCGGCATGTATGGCACCGCCTTCTTTGATGTAGCCGCCGAGCGCGATGCGCAGCTGTTACCGCGCGAGGCCATTGTGGGTAGTATACAGAACCCAAGCGTGTACGTGGTGAAAGATGGCAAAGCCACACTGCGCCAGGTAAAAGTGGGAACAGTAACACAAGACAAAGTAGAGCTGCTGGAAGGCGTGCAGCCAGGTGAGCAGATTGTGCAGAGCGGCCAGATTAACCTGCGCGAAGGCATCAAAGTAACAGTGCTTTAA
- a CDS encoding TolC family protein has product MIKKFFIVGALSLFLHPAFAQGPVQSSRGQELTLQESIKYALEHNEDIQKASYDELGAKYQINEARSAGLPQVDIKGTAVRTLEKTMIALPADFNPEGTGPLIKPMGTDNTVQGGISVSQLLFSKSYFVGLKAAKSAGDLYRIRKEMATEDVIYNVGSAFYQVLQTEEQFNSINANLDKLNQLEKILTLQYKNDLVKKVDVNRIKVNKINLENQKANLEAAYVQQLNVLKFFMGMPLDEQIALQGTAEEVLLEQLPTLGTAGEAATARTELRVLNKQKELKAYEIENIRAGYYPSLSAFGNYNYQSQYDGQMIGNSDAMWSPNSQVGLQLNIPVFDGLRKKAQVQQRQVELKKMDLDIQQYNKNTQVELSNALSQLSTSQNNINAQEENVQLAQEVYDMTNQLYKEALAPLSDLLDAEVSLRVAKTNLNNERLKYKIAQLDYLQAAGELEILVK; this is encoded by the coding sequence GTGATAAAAAAGTTTTTTATAGTAGGAGCGCTATCGCTGTTTCTGCATCCTGCTTTTGCACAGGGGCCTGTACAAAGCAGCCGGGGACAGGAGCTTACACTACAGGAAAGTATAAAGTATGCGCTTGAGCACAATGAGGACATTCAGAAGGCATCCTATGATGAGCTTGGTGCGAAGTACCAAATCAACGAAGCCAGAAGCGCCGGGTTACCGCAGGTGGATATAAAAGGAACAGCGGTAAGAACCCTTGAAAAAACAATGATTGCGTTACCAGCTGACTTCAACCCAGAAGGTACAGGTCCACTTATTAAGCCAATGGGCACAGACAACACTGTACAGGGTGGTATATCAGTTTCTCAGCTGCTGTTCAGCAAATCATACTTTGTGGGGCTGAAAGCCGCTAAAAGCGCCGGAGACCTGTACCGTATTCGCAAAGAAATGGCTACCGAAGATGTGATTTACAATGTAGGCAGCGCTTTTTACCAAGTGCTGCAAACCGAGGAGCAGTTTAACAGCATCAACGCCAACTTAGATAAGCTGAACCAGCTTGAAAAGATACTAACACTGCAGTACAAAAACGACCTGGTTAAAAAGGTGGATGTAAACCGCATAAAGGTGAACAAGATCAACCTGGAGAACCAGAAGGCAAACCTGGAGGCGGCCTATGTGCAGCAGCTGAATGTACTGAAGTTCTTCATGGGCATGCCGCTCGATGAGCAAATAGCCTTGCAAGGCACTGCTGAAGAGGTATTGCTGGAGCAGCTGCCAACACTGGGCACGGCTGGCGAAGCAGCCACAGCGCGTACTGAGCTTAGGGTTCTAAACAAGCAAAAAGAACTGAAGGCGTATGAGATTGAAAACATCAGAGCAGGTTATTACCCCTCTCTGAGCGCCTTTGGCAACTACAACTATCAGTCGCAGTACGATGGCCAGATGATTGGAAACTCTGATGCCATGTGGTCTCCGAACTCACAGGTAGGTTTACAGCTTAACATACCTGTATTCGACGGCCTGCGCAAGAAGGCTCAGGTACAGCAGCGCCAGGTGGAGCTAAAAAAGATGGATTTGGATATCCAGCAATACAACAAGAACACACAGGTAGAGCTAAGCAATGCCCTGAGCCAGTTGAGTACCAGCCAGAACAACATTAACGCACAGGAAGAAAATGTGCAGCTAGCTCAGGAAGTGTACGACATGACCAACCAACTCTATAAGGAGGCGCTGGCACCGCTTAGTGACCTGCTTGATGCAGAAGTAAGCTTGCGTGTGGCCAAAACAAATCTGAATAACGAGAGACTAAAGTATAAAATCGCCCAGCTGGATTACCTGCAGGCAGCAGGAGAATTAGAAATATTAGTTAAATAA
- a CDS encoding GbsR/MarR family transcriptional regulator encodes MINLTEKQQALIEQIGVFQEKSGMQPAAGRIIGLLYVSDKPELTFDEIRETLCISKSATSNALNLLQQLNRLDYITFNGDRKRYFRLNLGRWRELVTKEIDNITAFSETLNEVVAQRSSNTPEYNKDIQELADFLKYLKTELPGLLQRWEQQK; translated from the coding sequence ATGATAAACCTAACCGAAAAGCAACAGGCGCTGATAGAGCAGATTGGTGTATTCCAGGAGAAAAGTGGAATGCAACCAGCGGCAGGTCGCATCATTGGCCTGCTTTACGTATCGGACAAGCCCGAGCTCACTTTCGACGAGATCCGCGAAACCCTGTGCATCAGCAAAAGTGCCACGAGCAATGCCTTAAACCTCCTGCAACAGCTAAACCGCTTAGACTATATCACCTTTAACGGAGACCGCAAGCGTTACTTCCGGTTGAACTTGGGCAGGTGGCGTGAGCTGGTGACAAAGGAAATCGACAACATCACTGCCTTCTCAGAGACACTAAACGAGGTAGTGGCCCAGCGATCCTCAAACACACCAGAGTATAACAAAGACATACAGGAGCTGGCAGATTTTCTTAAGTACTTGAAAACGGAACTACCGGGCCTGCTGCAGCGGTGGGAACAGCAGAAATAA